In Janibacter cremeus, a genomic segment contains:
- a CDS encoding VOC family protein, giving the protein MHYTDEPVVTLRGLRSVTLRVPDVVTSKDFYTQVWGLGLTEEDRDRFWLRGTGQEHHILKLEEHEANSLGGLSFAVGTPGEVDEAGRRLVAAGIPLLREPGRNDDDAAGGYGLAFVDPEGRIVELVSEVNAVVRGDENGHPSVPRALAHVVLNTVDIETATQFYTQVLGMRISDWSERQMAFLRCTPKHHVIAFNQAAWTSVNHVAYELSTIDHFMRGIGNLKTHGIEPQWGPGRHGPGNNTFSYFTDPAGLVCEYTSEVEEINEDTWLCRTWRRTPELSDQWRTAGPPTSGVRSAMAGVPDLGARAAVEASDGYFLDEVQSGTETPDQRAARGRF; this is encoded by the coding sequence ATGCACTACACCGACGAGCCCGTCGTCACCCTGCGCGGCCTGCGCTCGGTGACCCTGCGGGTCCCTGATGTCGTCACGTCGAAGGACTTCTACACGCAGGTGTGGGGTCTCGGCCTGACCGAGGAGGACCGCGACCGGTTCTGGCTGCGTGGCACGGGCCAGGAGCACCACATCCTCAAGCTCGAGGAGCACGAGGCCAACTCGCTCGGCGGACTGTCGTTCGCGGTGGGCACGCCCGGCGAGGTCGACGAGGCCGGGCGACGTCTCGTCGCGGCGGGAATCCCCCTCCTGCGGGAGCCGGGTCGCAACGACGACGACGCCGCCGGCGGGTACGGACTCGCCTTTGTCGACCCCGAGGGGCGCATCGTCGAGCTCGTGAGCGAGGTCAACGCCGTGGTCCGCGGCGACGAGAACGGTCACCCGAGCGTGCCCCGGGCACTGGCGCACGTCGTGCTCAACACCGTCGACATCGAGACCGCCACGCAGTTCTACACGCAGGTCCTCGGCATGCGGATCTCGGACTGGTCGGAGCGTCAGATGGCCTTCCTGCGGTGCACGCCGAAGCACCACGTCATCGCCTTCAACCAGGCGGCGTGGACCTCGGTCAACCACGTGGCCTACGAGTTGTCGACCATCGACCACTTCATGCGCGGGATCGGCAACCTCAAGACGCACGGCATCGAACCGCAGTGGGGTCCCGGTCGGCACGGCCCGGGCAACAACACCTTCTCCTACTTCACCGACCCGGCCGGACTCGTGTGCGAGTACACCTCCGAGGTCGAGGAGATCAACGAGGACACGTGGCTGTGCCGCACCTGGCGTCGCACTCCGGAGCTCTCCGACCAGTGGCGCACGGCCGGGCCACCCACGTCCGGGGTGCGTTCCGCCATGGCGGGTGTGCCCGACCTGGGCGCCCGCGCAGCCGTCGAGGCATCGGACGGGTACTTCCTCGACGAGGTGCAGTCGGGCACGGAGACGCCGGACCAGCGCGCTGCCCGGGGACGGTTCTGA